A genomic segment from Pyrodictium occultum encodes:
- a CDS encoding nucleotidyltransferase domain-containing protein: MSRRESSRSRGARPAPLRLLAGWRSYIEAVRRAVEKTVPGARLYLAGGAAEGRLTVASDIDVLVVLPRRPSYTEAVELRARILEEAERQGLPLYAPVELHIIGSEDLEGYRRRGRVVPLDGG, encoded by the coding sequence GTGTCGAGGAGAGAGTCTTCCAGGAGCCGCGGGGCTAGGCCGGCCCCGCTGAGGCTGCTGGCGGGCTGGAGAAGCTACATCGAGGCGGTCCGCAGGGCCGTGGAGAAGACCGTGCCCGGGGCACGCCTCTACCTGGCTGGGGGCGCCGCGGAGGGCAGGCTCACTGTGGCCAGCGACATAGACGTGCTAGTGGTCCTCCCCCGGAGGCCCTCCTACACGGAGGCAGTGGAGCTCCGGGCGAGGATACTAGAGGAGGCGGAGAGGCAGGGGCTACCCCTCTACGCCCCCGTGGAGCTTCACATCATAGGGTCAGAGGACCTTGAGGGCTACCGGAGGAGGGGTAGAGTAGTCCCGCTCGACGGGGGCTAG
- a CDS encoding DUF3782 domain-containing protein: protein MLGREEGGSLEPSRGREPRYALMGLLGYKEILDKITRLEKRLAELYEMRQKLEERLARLEERFLELGERQEGLEREMAETRSVPAAIAHRPGVISEESFGEAMRHVMEGLPARRECPGGGLDSEGLVYGRLAVVEAEVVVRDGAHTGGGQALGEWERRSGDLLVTLGGPGGSGGQGARRKAGRGDQACSRERWEPLHYNHGGRQAPSTAPGTAWRARGEDRGKMVGAAAGI from the coding sequence GTGCTCGGTAGGGAGGAGGGAGGATCCTTAGAGCCCTCGAGGGGCAGGGAGCCCCGCTACGCCCTAATGGGGCTGCTAGGCTACAAGGAGATCCTGGACAAGATAACGAGGCTCGAGAAGAGGCTTGCAGAGCTATACGAGATGCGGCAGAAGCTTGAGGAGAGGCTTGCGAGGCTGGAGGAGCGCTTCCTGGAGCTCGGGGAGAGGCAGGAGGGGCTCGAGAGGGAGATGGCCGAGACGCGCAGCGTGCCGGCAGCCATAGCGCATAGGCCCGGCGTGATAAGCGAGGAGTCATTCGGGGAGGCGATGAGGCATGTCATGGAGGGGCTCCCGGCGCGGCGAGAGTGTCCAGGTGGAGGCCTCGACAGCGAGGGCCTAGTCTACGGCCGCCTGGCGGTGGTTGAGGCTGAAGTGGTGGTCAGGGATGGGGCACATACTGGTGGAGGTCAAGCCCTGGGTGAGTGGGAGCGACGTAGCGGAGATCTACTGGTGACGCTGGGCGGGCCTGGTGGATCCGGAGGCCAGGGAGCCCGCCGGAAGGCTGGGCGTGGAGATCAAGCCTGCAGCCGGGAGCGGTGGGAGCCCCTGCATTATAACCACGGTGGACGACAGGCCCCGTCTACGGCCCCAGGCACTGCCTGGCGGGCACGCGGGGAGGATCGGGGGAAGATGGTTGGTGCGGCGGCCGGGATTTGA
- a CDS encoding ATP cone domain-containing protein has translation MCLWVPEVTVVKRDGSREPFIYEKVVVSCLKAGATLEAARRIATKVLARLIAEDRKEVAAKELTRWILGMLREENEEWYRNWVVFDRAVKRRKTEEELKQREERG, from the coding sequence ATGTGCCTATGGGTCCCAGAGGTGACCGTTGTCAAGAGGGACGGGAGCAGGGAGCCCTTCATATACGAGAAGGTGGTTGTCTCCTGCCTCAAGGCGGGCGCGACCCTCGAGGCGGCCCGGAGGATAGCAACCAAGGTCCTAGCCAGGCTGATAGCCGAGGACCGGAAGGAGGTAGCAGCCAAGGAGCTCACACGCTGGATCCTGGGCATGCTCCGCGAGGAGAACGAGGAGTGGTACCGCAACTGGGTAGTCTTCGACCGCGCGGTGAAGAGGAGGAAGACGGAGGAGGAGCTCAAGCAGAGGGAGGAGAGAGGCTAG
- a CDS encoding HEPN domain-containing protein, translating into MSGEYPRLLARRAEAMLRNAERLQAEGEHDLAVLNAEYAAQLYLKALLYRLTGEEWRGHSIRSLLGALALVLRGSGFDELAGMVEDFVRSSRRILAELEEARVRAVYGPFEYSRSQAEAILEAARKVVGLARRVEERVFQEPRG; encoded by the coding sequence TTGAGCGGCGAGTACCCCAGGCTCCTAGCTAGGCGGGCGGAGGCGATGCTCCGGAACGCCGAGAGGCTACAGGCCGAGGGGGAGCACGACCTGGCCGTGCTGAACGCCGAGTACGCGGCCCAGCTCTACCTCAAGGCCCTTCTCTACAGGCTCACCGGGGAGGAGTGGAGGGGGCACAGCATCCGGAGCCTACTGGGCGCCCTAGCCCTCGTCCTCCGCGGGAGCGGGTTCGACGAGCTGGCGGGCATGGTGGAGGACTTCGTGCGTTCCAGCCGGAGGATCCTAGCCGAGCTGGAGGAGGCCCGCGTGCGTGCAGTCTACGGTCCCTTCGAGTACTCCCGCAGCCAGGCTGAAGCCATACTAGAGGCTGCGAGGAAGGTGGTGGGGCTGGCCCGTCGTGTCGAGGAGAGAGTCTTCCAGGAGCCGCGGGGCTAG
- a CDS encoding DapH/DapD/GlmU-related protein produces the protein MEGYVSPRARVLGRLGPGAVVLGPSTVGEGSLVDGGVVIGYPVRRGLRGLLGRSGSVGWGELDAASSGARIGRGCVIRRGSVVYERAVLGDGVETGHNVVVREDTIVGEGTVIGTGVVVDGRARIGRGVRIETGVYIPPGTVIGDRVFIGPRAVFTNDRYPPSRRLAGAVVEDEAVIGANATILPGVRVGRRAVVAAGSVVTRDVPPETVVAGVPARPVASREEYEEKRRRWEAGG, from the coding sequence TTGGAGGGCTATGTCTCGCCTAGGGCCCGGGTGCTCGGGAGGCTTGGGCCCGGCGCGGTGGTGCTAGGCCCGAGCACTGTTGGCGAGGGGAGCCTGGTCGACGGCGGCGTGGTGATCGGGTACCCCGTCCGGCGGGGGCTCCGGGGCCTCCTCGGCAGGAGCGGCTCGGTAGGGTGGGGCGAGCTCGACGCAGCCAGCAGCGGGGCCAGGATTGGGAGGGGCTGCGTCATCCGCCGGGGCAGCGTGGTGTATGAGCGGGCCGTGCTCGGCGACGGGGTGGAGACGGGCCACAACGTGGTGGTGAGGGAGGACACCATCGTGGGCGAGGGGACGGTCATAGGGACCGGGGTGGTTGTGGATGGGAGGGCCAGGATAGGCCGGGGGGTGAGGATAGAGACAGGGGTCTACATCCCCCCGGGCACGGTTATAGGGGACAGGGTGTTCATCGGCCCCAGAGCCGTGTTCACCAACGACCGGTACCCTCCCTCGAGGAGGCTCGCCGGCGCGGTGGTTGAGGACGAGGCGGTGATCGGCGCCAACGCGACAATCCTCCCCGGGGTCCGGGTGGGCCGCCGGGCGGTGGTCGCCGCCGGGAGCGTGGTCACCAGGGACGTGCCGCCGGAGACCGTTGTGGCGGGGGTTCCGGCGAGGCCAGTGGCGTCGAGGGAGGAGTACGAGGAGAAGAGGAGGCGCTGGGAGGCCGGGGGCTAG
- a CDS encoding DegT/DnrJ/EryC1/StrS family aminotransferase yields MIPVARPFIGEEELEAVARVLRSGVLAHGPEVEEFEREFAEYVGVDYAVAVSSGTAALDLILRAYGVGPGDEVITTPFSFVATANAILHQGARPVFADIDPATYNLDPERVVELVTSRTRAIIAVHLYGHPADMRPLREIAEDHHLVLIEDAAQAHGALYAGRRTGSLGDAAAFSFYATKNMTTGEGGMVTTNDRRVAEKVRMHRDHGQAAKYLHVELGYNLRMTSIAAAIGRVQLRKLEWMNERRRENARTMTGILSRVEGVEPPVEMPWARHVYHQYVVRVTPEAPLGRDELAEELRRRGIGTAVHYPRAIPDQPLYRRLGIDCPRGCPEARRAAREVLSLPVHPGVTVDQARWIAETVEEVLREAGERRPRRWAGG; encoded by the coding sequence TTGATACCGGTGGCCAGGCCCTTCATCGGGGAGGAGGAGCTGGAGGCTGTAGCCAGGGTCCTCCGCTCCGGGGTGCTGGCCCACGGCCCGGAGGTGGAGGAGTTCGAGCGCGAGTTCGCCGAGTACGTCGGCGTGGACTATGCTGTAGCCGTTTCCAGCGGCACCGCGGCGCTGGACCTTATACTCCGGGCGTACGGAGTCGGCCCTGGGGATGAGGTGATAACCACACCGTTCAGCTTCGTGGCCACCGCTAACGCGATCCTGCACCAGGGCGCCCGGCCGGTCTTCGCCGACATAGACCCGGCTACCTACAACCTGGACCCCGAGAGGGTTGTGGAGCTGGTCACATCGAGGACCAGGGCGATTATAGCAGTCCACCTCTACGGCCACCCGGCGGACATGAGGCCTCTCCGAGAGATAGCCGAGGACCACCACCTGGTGCTCATAGAGGACGCCGCGCAGGCCCACGGGGCCCTCTACGCTGGCAGGAGGACCGGCTCCCTCGGCGACGCGGCTGCATTCAGCTTCTATGCCACCAAGAACATGACGACCGGCGAGGGCGGCATGGTGACAACTAATGACAGGAGGGTGGCGGAGAAGGTTAGGATGCACCGCGACCACGGCCAGGCGGCCAAGTACCTCCACGTGGAGCTGGGCTACAACCTCCGGATGACGAGCATAGCGGCCGCTATAGGCAGGGTCCAGCTCCGCAAGCTCGAGTGGATGAACGAGAGGAGGAGGGAGAACGCCAGGACAATGACAGGCATACTCAGCCGCGTGGAGGGGGTGGAGCCCCCGGTAGAGATGCCCTGGGCCCGCCACGTCTACCACCAGTACGTGGTACGCGTCACCCCCGAGGCCCCCCTCGGCAGGGACGAGCTAGCAGAGGAGCTGAGGAGGAGGGGGATAGGAACGGCGGTGCACTATCCCAGGGCGATACCCGACCAGCCCCTCTACAGGAGGCTGGGCATAGACTGCCCCAGGGGCTGCCCGGAGGCCCGGAGGGCGGCCAGGGAGGTGCTAAGCCTCCCCGTCCACCCAGGGGTCACGGTCGACCAGGCCCGCTGGATAGCGGAGACCGTGGAGGAGGTGCTCCGGGAGGCCGGGGAGCGGCGTCCCCGGAGGTGGGCAGGGGGTTGA